A genomic window from Slackia heliotrinireducens DSM 20476 includes:
- the atpG gene encoding ATP synthase F1 subunit gamma codes for MPNLHDIDKRIKSVSSTKQITRTMEMVAGAKVKHANDRIAASEPYSNSMSEMLSGVAERVQPGENPLLSKHESTKRVLMVAVVSDRGLAGGFNSNILHCVEKAIRANSAQGIETDVVACGKKAGGFFRFRKITPVLEYKDLSADPTLEEANEIAEYAIKAYTEGSIDEVVLVYNHCKNAAEQTLVTETILPVDTTAAKEARAKAAKADVAATESDVPAGIEFEPEPADVLASLLPAYLRASIYHALIDSAAGEQAARRTAMHSATENATEMVETLSRLYNRIRQGAITTEISEIVGGAAALEE; via the coding sequence ATGCCTAACCTGCACGATATTGACAAGCGCATAAAGTCGGTTTCCTCGACGAAGCAGATTACGCGCACCATGGAAATGGTCGCAGGCGCGAAGGTGAAGCATGCGAATGATCGCATCGCTGCATCCGAGCCCTACTCCAACTCCATGTCCGAGATGCTTTCGGGCGTCGCGGAGCGCGTCCAGCCGGGTGAGAACCCGCTGCTGTCGAAGCATGAGAGCACCAAGCGCGTCCTGATGGTGGCCGTGGTTTCCGACCGCGGTCTGGCAGGCGGCTTCAACTCGAACATTCTGCACTGCGTCGAGAAGGCGATTCGCGCGAACAGCGCGCAGGGTATTGAGACGGATGTCGTCGCTTGCGGCAAAAAGGCTGGCGGTTTCTTCCGCTTCCGCAAGATAACCCCAGTTCTTGAGTACAAGGACCTTTCTGCCGACCCTACGCTTGAAGAGGCGAACGAAATCGCCGAGTACGCCATCAAGGCGTACACTGAGGGCAGCATCGACGAAGTGGTGCTGGTCTACAACCATTGCAAGAACGCTGCTGAGCAGACCCTTGTGACGGAGACCATCCTGCCCGTCGATACTACTGCCGCCAAAGAGGCGCGCGCCAAGGCCGCCAAGGCCGATGTCGCCGCTACCGAGTCCGACGTTCCTGCGGGCATCGAGTTCGAACCTGAACCCGCTGACGTGTTGGCGAGCCTACTGCCCGCCTACCTGCGTGCTTCGATCTACCATGCGTTGATCGACTCTGCAGCAGGGGAACAGGCCGCTCGCCGTACTGCAATGCATTCGGCGACCGAGAACGCGACCGAAATGGTGGAAACGCTGTCCAGGTTGTATAACCGTATACGTCAAGGTGCCATCACCACTGAGATTTCTGAAATCGTTGGTGGCGCAGCAGCTTTGGAGGAATAA
- the atpA gene encoding F0F1 ATP synthase subunit alpha → MLVTEITAKSIDEALRKQLESLETSVDAREVGTVVQVGDGIARVDGLKGAMAGELLEFLGADGKVVYGLAQNLEEDEVGAVLMGDVTAIRENDQVRTTGKIMEVPSGKGMLGRVVNPLGMPIDGKGPITPEGYRPVEFKAPGVISRKPVHEPMDTGVLAVDSMVPIGRGQRELIIGDRQTGKTAIAIDAIINQRGKDMICIYVAVGQKASTVAGVMETLEKYGAMEYTIIVSATASDSAPLQYIAPMAGAAMGEYFVYTGENGEPAGPENEGRHVLIIYDDLSKQAVAYRQMSLTLRRPPGREAYPGDIFYLHSRLLERAVKMSDEYGRGSMTALPIIETQAGDVSAYIPTNVISITDGQIFLSTDLYFQGQRPAINVGLSVSRVGGSAQTKAVKSVSGTLRLDLASYRELQAFTQFGSDLDKSTQDQLNRGARMTELLKQGRYMPLQFEEEACAIYAGTKGYLDDVAVKDVVRFRGEFLDYLRASKADLLEKIHTDKKFTPESEEALKEALEAFKKQFAAS, encoded by the coding sequence ATGCTAGTGACTGAAATCACCGCTAAGTCTATCGATGAGGCATTGCGCAAGCAGCTTGAATCGCTCGAAACGAGCGTCGATGCGCGTGAGGTCGGTACGGTCGTCCAGGTAGGCGACGGTATTGCCCGCGTCGATGGATTGAAGGGCGCCATGGCTGGCGAGCTTTTGGAATTCCTCGGTGCTGATGGCAAGGTCGTCTACGGCCTCGCCCAGAACCTGGAGGAAGACGAAGTCGGCGCCGTGCTCATGGGCGATGTCACCGCAATTCGAGAAAACGACCAGGTTCGCACCACCGGCAAGATCATGGAGGTTCCCTCCGGCAAGGGAATGCTCGGCCGCGTCGTGAACCCCCTTGGCATGCCGATCGACGGCAAGGGCCCCATCACGCCCGAAGGCTACCGCCCCGTCGAGTTCAAGGCTCCCGGCGTCATTAGCCGTAAGCCTGTGCATGAGCCCATGGACACCGGCGTGCTCGCTGTCGACTCGATGGTTCCGATTGGCCGCGGCCAGCGTGAGCTCATCATCGGCGACCGCCAGACCGGCAAGACCGCTATTGCGATCGACGCCATCATTAACCAGCGTGGCAAGGACATGATCTGCATCTACGTCGCCGTGGGCCAGAAGGCCTCCACGGTCGCCGGCGTGATGGAGACCCTGGAGAAGTACGGCGCGATGGAATACACCATCATCGTGTCCGCTACCGCTTCCGACTCCGCACCTCTGCAGTACATCGCCCCTATGGCCGGCGCTGCAATGGGCGAGTACTTCGTCTACACGGGCGAGAACGGCGAGCCCGCCGGCCCCGAGAACGAAGGCCGTCACGTGCTGATCATCTATGATGACCTGTCCAAGCAGGCTGTCGCTTACCGTCAGATGTCTCTGACCCTGCGTCGCCCGCCGGGACGCGAGGCTTATCCTGGCGACATCTTCTACCTGCACAGCCGCCTTCTGGAGCGCGCGGTCAAGATGTCCGACGAGTACGGTCGCGGTTCCATGACGGCTCTGCCGATCATCGAGACCCAGGCCGGCGACGTCTCCGCCTACATTCCGACCAACGTCATTTCCATTACGGACGGTCAGATCTTCCTGTCCACGGACCTGTACTTCCAGGGTCAGCGTCCCGCCATCAACGTCGGCCTTTCCGTGTCCCGCGTCGGCGGCTCCGCTCAGACCAAGGCTGTCAAGTCGGTTTCCGGCACCCTGCGTCTGGACCTCGCCTCTTACCGCGAACTCCAGGCATTCACGCAGTTCGGCTCCGACCTTGACAAGTCCACGCAGGACCAGCTGAACCGCGGCGCCCGCATGACCGAGCTTCTGAAACAGGGCCGTTACATGCCGCTGCAGTTCGAAGAAGAGGCTTGCGCCATCTACGCCGGCACCAAGGGCTATCTCGATGACGTGGCCGTCAAGGACGTCGTCCGCTTCCGCGGCGAGTTCCTGGACTACCTGCGTGCCAGCAAGGCTGACCTGTTGGAGAAGATCCACACCGACAAGAAGTTCACGCCTGAGAGCGAAGAAGCTTTGAAGGAGGCCCTCGAGGCTTTCAAGAAGCAGTTCGCAGCATCGTAG
- the atpH gene encoding ATP synthase F1 subunit delta, translated as MPTNRLLVQGRVATYANTLFEAANEDGQDRVLEVRDQLEQIVSLFHGNADLRDALDAPNYTAEQRGSMAEAVFAGVDPLLISVLKVMAEREEVKLLPRVWHMFSDLVEEKLNVAVVGVTTVVDLDDELRAFISDKLKNDLGRNIVLREHIDPSILGGIIITTQGKRIDASVASKLANARTVLTESNDGGEC; from the coding sequence ATGCCAACTAATCGACTGCTCGTACAAGGAAGGGTCGCGACCTACGCGAACACCCTTTTTGAAGCCGCAAACGAGGATGGCCAGGACCGCGTCCTGGAGGTTCGTGATCAGCTGGAACAGATCGTTTCGCTGTTTCACGGCAATGCGGACCTTCGCGATGCGCTGGATGCTCCCAACTACACGGCGGAGCAGCGCGGCAGCATGGCGGAAGCCGTTTTCGCCGGGGTCGATCCTCTGCTCATCAGTGTGCTCAAGGTCATGGCCGAGCGCGAAGAGGTCAAACTGCTTCCTCGTGTCTGGCATATGTTCTCCGACCTTGTCGAAGAGAAGCTCAACGTCGCCGTCGTCGGCGTCACCACCGTGGTTGACTTGGACGACGAGCTGCGCGCCTTCATCTCCGACAAGCTGAAGAACGATCTTGGCAGGAACATTGTGCTGCGCGAGCATATCGATCCGTCCATCCTGGGCGGCATCATCATCACTACCCAAGGAAAACGCATCGACGCGAGCGTCGCTTCCAAACTGGCGAACGCCCGCACCGTGCTTACGGAATCAAACGATGGAGGTGAATGCTAG
- the atpF gene encoding F0F1 ATP synthase subunit B: MNTYTNKVQGLIGTAAVSAATVVATCPVYAFAAEEGGIGAILPKMNEFIPMLVAFIILWIILAKFGWPIFDGMLEKRESTIRNDLKNAEEARMESERILAEYKQQLAEAKAEASQIVANAKKAGEDVKADITAKAQVEADGMIEKARAAIEAEKKAAIADLQGSVADISVEVASKVIGTDLSDDEHRAIIKRYVEEVGSFNAN; the protein is encoded by the coding sequence TTGAACACGTACACGAACAAGGTTCAGGGGCTCATCGGCACCGCTGCTGTTTCCGCGGCTACGGTTGTCGCCACCTGCCCGGTGTATGCATTCGCTGCTGAGGAGGGTGGCATCGGCGCCATTCTTCCCAAGATGAATGAATTCATCCCGATGCTCGTCGCCTTCATCATCCTGTGGATCATCCTTGCGAAATTCGGTTGGCCCATCTTCGACGGCATGCTTGAGAAGCGTGAGTCCACCATCCGCAACGACCTCAAGAACGCCGAGGAAGCTCGCATGGAAAGCGAGCGCATCCTTGCTGAGTACAAGCAGCAGCTTGCCGAAGCAAAGGCCGAGGCTTCTCAGATCGTCGCGAATGCGAAGAAGGCCGGCGAAGACGTCAAGGCCGACATTACGGCTAAGGCACAGGTTGAAGCCGACGGCATGATTGAAAAGGCCCGCGCCGCCATCGAGGCGGAGAAGAAGGCTGCCATTGCGGATCTCCAGGGTTCCGTGGCGGACATCTCCGTCGAGGTCGCGTCCAAGGTCATCGGCACCGACCTTTCGGATGACGAGCACCGCGCTATCATCAAGCGCTATGTCGAAGAGGTAGGTAGCTTCAATGCCAACTAA
- the atpE gene encoding ATP synthase F0 subunit C gives METIITLAALKVVGYGLAAIGPGIGIGIATHGLCTAAARQPEMKGQLMGYFFIGAAMSEALALLGLVLFFIG, from the coding sequence GTGGAAACTATCATCACCCTTGCCGCACTGAAGGTCGTCGGCTACGGTCTTGCCGCGATCGGCCCTGGCATCGGCATCGGCATCGCCACCCACGGCCTGTGCACCGCCGCCGCCCGCCAGCCTGAAATGAAGGGTCAGCTCATGGGCTACTTCTTCATCGGTGCTGCTATGTCCGAGGCTCTGGCACTGCTGGGCCTGGTTCTGTTCTTCATCGGCTAA
- the atpB gene encoding F0F1 ATP synthase subunit A translates to MGEALAAFVEEAQHIFEHFEPTTVFSIGPWNVTQYVVWLFIGFFVTLAVVLVAAKNSKLVPDNKFVNIVEFGYDFVSKNIGEDVIGSGFKQHVPFLATLFFFILVCNVLGLVPGFKTSTGTISCTWALSVISFVYFLYWGMKENGLLKYWVTLCPHGVPKPMAPIIWFLELFSTMIRVLTLAVRLYGNMLAGHMILGVFGIATSTFVLYAVMSATSAVAAVATGATSVVWFLLLVIMYALECLVAFLQAFVFAILSSSYISGAVHPH, encoded by the coding sequence ATGGGCGAGGCTCTTGCTGCGTTTGTCGAAGAAGCGCAACACATCTTCGAACATTTCGAGCCGACCACGGTGTTCAGTATCGGGCCGTGGAACGTCACGCAATACGTCGTGTGGCTGTTTATCGGCTTCTTTGTCACGCTTGCTGTGGTGTTGGTTGCGGCCAAGAATTCCAAACTGGTGCCCGACAACAAGTTCGTGAACATCGTCGAGTTCGGTTATGACTTCGTGAGTAAGAACATCGGTGAGGACGTCATCGGCAGCGGCTTCAAGCAGCACGTGCCGTTCCTCGCAACGCTGTTCTTCTTCATCCTGGTCTGCAACGTGCTGGGTCTGGTTCCCGGCTTCAAGACCTCCACGGGCACCATCTCGTGCACGTGGGCCCTTTCGGTCATCTCGTTCGTGTACTTCCTGTACTGGGGCATGAAAGAGAACGGTCTGCTGAAGTACTGGGTCACCCTGTGCCCCCACGGAGTGCCGAAACCCATGGCTCCCATCATCTGGTTCCTGGAGCTGTTCTCCACCATGATTCGCGTGCTCACGCTGGCCGTCCGACTTTACGGCAACATGCTCGCCGGCCATATGATCCTCGGCGTGTTCGGCATCGCCACCAGCACCTTCGTGCTGTATGCCGTGATGTCCGCCACCAGCGCCGTGGCAGCTGTGGCGACGGGCGCAACCTCCGTCGTGTGGTTCCTGCTGCTGGTCATCATGTACGCCCTGGAATGCCTGGTCGCGTTCCTGCAAGCGTTCGTGTTCGCCATCCTGTCGTCGTCCTACATCTCCGGTGCGGTTCATCCTCACTAG
- a CDS encoding deoxycytidylate deaminase: MAETRHIERPSWDEYFMHLAFEVSKRSTCLRRAVGAVIVKDRRILATGYNGVPSGLRHCDETGCLRQQLNVPSGQRHEICRGLHAEQNAIIQAARYGIDIAGSSIYITTQPCVVCTKMLINAGITEVVYAEGYPDELAMEMLSETGIMVRRVEMSS; this comes from the coding sequence ATGGCAGAAACCAGGCATATCGAACGGCCCAGCTGGGACGAGTACTTCATGCATCTGGCATTCGAGGTCTCCAAGCGGTCGACCTGCCTGCGCCGCGCCGTTGGCGCCGTCATCGTCAAGGACCGCCGCATCTTGGCCACGGGCTACAACGGTGTTCCGTCCGGGCTGCGCCATTGCGACGAGACCGGGTGCCTTCGCCAGCAGCTCAACGTACCGTCGGGCCAGCGCCATGAAATCTGCCGCGGTTTGCACGCCGAGCAAAACGCCATCATCCAGGCGGCCAGGTACGGCATCGACATCGCAGGTTCATCTATATATATAACGACTCAGCCGTGCGTGGTATGCACCAAGATGCTCATCAATGCGGGCATCACGGAAGTGGTGTATGCGGAAGGGTACCCCGACGAGCTTGCCATGGAGATGCTGAGCGAAACAGGCATCATGGTGCGCAGGGTCGAGATGTCTTCATAA
- a CDS encoding RidA family protein yields MKPIRTSLAPAAIGPYSQAVSANGVVYVSGQIPIDPETGDLLAGTIAEQTARIAASIKAILNEAGTGFEHVVKTTCYLTDMAHFGEFNTEYARHFVSNPARECVQVSALPKGAEIEISVIAVLP; encoded by the coding sequence ATGAAACCTATACGCACAAGCTTGGCACCTGCGGCAATCGGGCCGTATTCCCAGGCCGTTTCGGCAAACGGCGTTGTTTATGTGTCCGGCCAGATTCCCATCGATCCGGAAACGGGGGATTTGCTTGCCGGAACCATCGCCGAACAGACGGCCCGCATAGCCGCTAGCATTAAAGCCATCCTCAACGAAGCCGGAACCGGCTTCGAACACGTGGTGAAAACCACGTGTTATCTGACCGATATGGCCCATTTCGGCGAGTTCAACACCGAATACGCGCGTCATTTCGTAAGCAATCCTGCACGTGAGTGCGTGCAGGTAAGCGCGCTTCCGAAGGGCGCCGAAATCGAGATTTCGGTTATCGCCGTGCTTCCGTAA
- a CDS encoding glycine/betaine/sarcosine/D-proline family reductase selenoprotein B — MAKRAIFYLNQFFGGIGGEDMADHAPEFRTELVGPAQGIASAAGDDIEAVGTIICGDNFFGQREDEAVEFIKNVLTQQKPDIFIAGPAFNAGRYGFACAGACKAADELGITCVSGMYAENPGLEHCQSFAWVAETANAAAQMRKAIPAMANLVKKLSLGEEVTPEDDHYFPQGRRECILVDEIGSKRAVNMLLARLNDEPFTTELPMPSFDVVEPAPAILDLSKATIALATSGGIVPLGNPDHLQSASAQQWNKYDISSEDDLKSDFFTVHGGFDPVYCNEDADRVAPLDALRELEREGKIGKVYDYMYTTTGTGTAVANARAFGKEIGAELKDAGVDGVILTSTUGTCTRCGATMVKEIERYGIPIIHMATITTISESVGANRILPTVAIPYPAGNPELPPEEEKSLRVSMVERAVDGLATQVDGPTHFE; from the coding sequence ATGGCTAAACGAGCGATTTTCTATCTGAACCAGTTCTTCGGCGGCATCGGCGGCGAGGACATGGCCGACCATGCGCCCGAGTTCCGGACCGAACTCGTTGGTCCCGCCCAGGGCATCGCCTCGGCGGCCGGCGACGACATCGAGGCTGTTGGCACCATCATCTGCGGCGACAACTTCTTCGGGCAGCGCGAGGACGAGGCTGTCGAATTCATCAAGAACGTCCTGACCCAGCAGAAGCCCGACATCTTCATAGCCGGTCCCGCTTTCAACGCCGGGCGTTACGGATTCGCCTGCGCAGGCGCCTGCAAGGCTGCCGACGAACTCGGCATCACGTGCGTGAGCGGCATGTACGCCGAAAACCCCGGCCTTGAACACTGCCAGTCCTTCGCTTGGGTGGCGGAAACGGCGAACGCCGCAGCGCAGATGCGCAAGGCGATTCCTGCTATGGCGAACCTTGTGAAGAAGCTGTCCCTTGGTGAAGAGGTTACGCCTGAAGACGACCATTACTTCCCGCAGGGTCGACGCGAGTGCATCCTTGTTGATGAGATCGGTTCCAAACGCGCCGTCAACATGCTGCTTGCGCGACTGAACGACGAGCCGTTCACCACCGAGCTTCCGATGCCTTCGTTCGACGTGGTCGAGCCGGCGCCGGCCATTCTCGATCTGTCCAAGGCTACCATCGCATTGGCAACGTCCGGCGGCATTGTGCCTCTGGGCAACCCCGATCACCTTCAGTCCGCGTCCGCGCAGCAGTGGAACAAGTACGATATCTCCAGCGAGGACGACCTGAAGAGCGACTTCTTCACGGTGCACGGCGGCTTCGACCCCGTGTACTGCAACGAAGACGCCGATCGCGTCGCTCCACTCGACGCCTTGCGCGAGCTGGAACGCGAAGGAAAGATCGGCAAGGTGTACGACTACATGTACACCACCACCGGCACCGGTACGGCCGTCGCGAACGCGCGCGCATTCGGTAAGGAAATCGGTGCGGAGTTGAAAGATGCCGGTGTAGACGGCGTTATTCTGACCTCCACTTGAGGCACCTGCACTCGTTGCGGTGCAACGATGGTTAAAGAAATCGAACGTTACGGCATTCCCATCATCCACATGGCTACGATCACCACGATTTCGGAATCGGTCGGCGCGAACCGAATCCTGCCTACCGTGGCGATTCCGTATCCTGCTGGCAATCCGGAGCTGCCGCCTGAGGAAGAGAAGTCGTTGCGCGTCTCTATGGTCGAGCGTGCGGTTGACGGCTTGGCAACCCAAGTCGACGGCCCGACCCACTTCGAATAA
- a CDS encoding glycine/sarcosine/betaine reductase component B subunit: MRLEQNLIYIKDVVLGDENKVEDGVLTVDAEGLRNVVLEDDKVKDVKIDLAKPGECARIVPVKDVIEPRYRVDRANGFPGVTTKYEEAGNGTVNVLKGAAVVTIGDMVGFQEGVIDMWGEGALWTPFSKTLNIVVDITPVDGLDPHQHEVVVRLAGLRASTFVGLAAKDAAIDETVVYEMGPMDKETEKYPNLPKVAYVEMTISQGLLHDTFLYGVDLKQIIPTWFHPNEELDNAVISGNCVAACDKITTYQHQNNALILDLYEQHGKTINFVGAFFAPELTTLDGKFRTCDYTAKLCEQMGVEGVIVSEEGYGNPDSDLVMICSRLEKRGIKTALVTDECSGWDGTSQPLTDTAPEAVAVVSSGNVSKVIDLGPAERVIGNLKSAQTLAGGWDGCVADDGSIKVELNAVIGATSEIGYHNASVKLY; the protein is encoded by the coding sequence TTGAGACTTGAACAGAACCTGATTTACATCAAAGACGTGGTTTTGGGTGATGAGAACAAAGTGGAAGACGGCGTTCTCACCGTTGATGCGGAGGGGCTTCGCAACGTCGTATTGGAAGACGATAAGGTCAAAGACGTCAAAATCGATCTGGCCAAGCCTGGCGAGTGCGCACGCATCGTTCCTGTCAAGGACGTCATCGAGCCCCGTTACCGCGTCGACCGCGCAAACGGATTTCCAGGCGTAACCACGAAGTACGAAGAAGCCGGCAACGGCACCGTGAACGTTCTGAAAGGTGCCGCCGTGGTCACCATCGGAGACATGGTCGGCTTCCAAGAGGGCGTCATCGACATGTGGGGCGAAGGTGCGCTTTGGACCCCGTTCTCCAAGACGTTGAACATCGTCGTGGACATCACTCCCGTGGACGGTCTCGACCCGCATCAGCACGAGGTGGTCGTCCGCCTGGCTGGCCTTCGTGCCTCGACGTTTGTCGGCCTGGCCGCCAAAGACGCCGCCATCGACGAAACGGTGGTCTACGAGATGGGCCCCATGGACAAGGAGACCGAGAAATACCCGAACCTTCCTAAGGTCGCCTATGTGGAGATGACCATCTCCCAGGGCCTGCTGCACGACACGTTCCTGTACGGCGTCGACCTGAAGCAGATCATCCCCACCTGGTTCCATCCCAACGAGGAGTTGGACAATGCGGTCATCAGCGGAAACTGCGTGGCGGCATGCGACAAGATCACCACCTACCAGCACCAGAACAATGCGCTCATTCTTGACCTGTACGAGCAGCACGGCAAGACCATCAACTTCGTCGGCGCCTTCTTCGCGCCGGAGCTCACTACGCTGGACGGCAAGTTCCGCACATGCGACTACACCGCGAAGCTCTGCGAGCAGATGGGCGTTGAAGGCGTCATCGTTTCCGAGGAAGGCTACGGCAACCCCGACTCCGACCTGGTCATGATCTGCTCCCGTCTCGAGAAGCGCGGAATCAAGACCGCTCTTGTCACCGACGAGTGCTCGGGTTGGGACGGTACGAGCCAGCCTTTGACCGACACCGCGCCCGAAGCCGTCGCCGTCGTTTCGTCCGGCAACGTGAGCAAGGTCATCGACCTCGGGCCCGCCGAACGCGTCATCGGCAACCTGAAATCGGCGCAGACCCTGGCCGGCGGCTGGGACGGCTGCGTCGCGGATGACGGCTCGATAAAGGTCGAACTGAACGCGGTGATCGGCGCCACTTCGGAAATCGGCTACCACAACGCATCTGTCAAGTTGTACTAA
- a CDS encoding GrdX family protein, giving the protein MLVVSNNPLMKGGENVEFVEGSFRDVLVNVRDKVFLGYDLVSHPLFASSRMMFSPFRTVILGKRHHSSDLEQCQVAENAIILFEKATEHRNGQPEHDMGYAAMDLRLHESALQEISILVDAHAI; this is encoded by the coding sequence ATGCTTGTCGTGTCCAACAATCCCCTGATGAAAGGGGGAGAGAACGTCGAGTTCGTGGAAGGATCGTTTCGGGATGTGCTTGTGAACGTGCGTGACAAAGTGTTCTTAGGGTATGACCTGGTGTCGCACCCGCTGTTCGCAAGCAGCCGTATGATGTTCTCTCCGTTCCGGACGGTGATCCTGGGAAAACGGCATCATTCGTCCGACCTGGAACAGTGCCAGGTTGCCGAGAACGCGATCATCCTGTTCGAAAAGGCGACCGAGCACCGTAATGGACAGCCCGAACATGACATGGGCTATGCGGCCATGGACTTACGGCTCCATGAATCGGCGCTGCAGGAGATTTCGATTCTGGTAGATGCACATGCAATTTAG